The genome window AGAAATCGTGCAACACCCGGCGTGGCCGGTGCCAGCCGCCCTACAACGGTTCGAACTGGGCCGTGAAGTGGCGCAGGAACTTCGGTGCCGAGGTGATACGGTACCCCCGCAACGTTTCTTTCAGACGTGCGACTTCGAGAACGCCCTCGGCGACGTAGTCAATGTGCGACTGCGTGTAGACGCGGCGCGGAATGGCCAGACGGACCAGATCCATGGCGCCAGGGCTCTCGGTCCCGTCCGGATGCAGGCCGAACATCACCGTCCCGATCTCGACGCCGCGGACTCCGGCCTCGACGTACAACGCGTTGGCCAGCGCGATGCCCGGATACTGCAGGGGCGGAATGTGCGGGAGCAACGCCCGCGCATCGAGATAGATCGCGTGGCCGCCGGACGGACGGATCGCGGGCACACCAGCGGCTGTCAGCTTGTCCCCCAGGTATTCGGTGGAGCGGATGCGATACCGCAGGTACGGCTCCTCCACCACCTCCTCCAGCCCGCGCGCGATGGCTTCCAGGTCGTACCCGGCCAGACCGCCGTACGTCGGGAACCCTTCGGTGAGGATGAGCAGGTTCCTGGCCGCCTCGGCCCAGCGGTCGTCGTTCATCGCGAGGAAGCCGCCGATATTCGCCAGACCGTCCTTCTTCGCCGACATGGTGCAGCCGTCGGCGAGCGAGAACATCTCCTGAGCAATGGCCTTCGGCGTCCGGTCGGCCTGACCCGCTTCACGCAGCTTGATGAAGTAGGCGTTCTCCGCGAACCGGCAGGCATCGAGAAAGAAGGGCTTCTTGTATCGATCGCAGAGCGCGCGGACGCCGCGGAGGTTCTCGAGCGACACCGGTTGGCCACCGCCGGAGTTGTTCGTCACCGTCACCATCACGAGCGGAATCCGGTCGCCGTCCTCGCGAAGGGCCCGCTCCAGCGCAATGAGGTCGATGTTCCCCTTGAAGGGGTGCACGAGCGCCGGCACGCGTCCCTCGGCGATGACGAGATCGCGCGCTTCACACTGCTCCACCTCGATGTTGGCGCGCGTCGTGTCGAAATGGTTGTTGTTCACGACCACCTGACCGGCCTGCAGCATCGTGTGGAACAGGATGTGCTCGGCCGCACGGCCCTGGTGTGTCGGGATCACGTGCTTGAACCCTGTCAAATCACGTACAACCGCCTCGAACCGGTAGAACGACCGGCTCCCGGCGTACGACTCGTCGCCCTGCATCAGGGCGCCCCACTGCGCGGCCGACATCGCGCCCGTCCCTGAGTCGGTGAGCAGATCGATCAGGACGTCCTCGGCCCGAAGCCGGAACACGTTGTACCCCGCGGCGGCGAGGGCAGCCGCACGGTCGTCACGATTGGTGAACTTGATGCCTTCGACCGACTTGATACGAAACGGTTCGATGATCGTGCGGAAATTCATAGGACTGGCACTTTATCGTCGGGGTGGAAGGGGTGTCAAGGACGGGACGGACTACGGGACGGATGAGACGGAGGACAGGTGCCGGAGGTGCTGAGGGTGCTGACGGTGCTGAGGGTGCGGTGCCGAGAGTGCCACAAGTGCTGAGGGTGCGGTGCTCAGGGTGCGGTGCTGAGGGTGCCACAAGTGCTGAGGGTGCTGGCCGGCACCCTCAGCACCTGATGCTTACTGTTCCCACGGCAACCCCGCCTTGCCGAAGTGCCCGTAGTTCGTCGTCGTCCTATAGATCGGCTGCAGCAGGTTCAGTTGCTCGATGATCGCAGCCGGACGGAAGTCGATCTTGTCGAGGAACGCGCGGGCAGCCCGCTCGTCGCCGGTTCCGTAGGTCTCGACCTTGGTGGACACCGGTTGCGCCTTGCCGATGGCGTACGCGACCTGCACCTCGGCTCGCTTGGCGATGCCGGCCTTCACGATCTGCCGCGCCACATGACGGCCGAAGTAGGCGCCGCTGCGGTCCACCTTCGACGGGTCCTTGCCGCTGAACGCCCCACCGCCGTGATGCGCCGCGCCGCCGTACGTGTCCACGATGATCTTGCGCCCGGTCACGCCGCAATCGGCCGACGGTCCGCCGATGGCGAAGCAGCCGGTCGGATTCACCAGCACGTCCACTTTCGGCGAGAACCAGTTGCCCAGCACGCGCGGGGCCAGTTCTGTGGCCACGTAGTCGAAGATCGTCTTGTGGTCGGTCTCCGCGGCATGCTGCGTGGATACGAGCACGCACGTTACGCCGACCGGGGTGCCGTTCTCGTACTCCACCGACACCTGCGATTTGGCATCCGGCCGGAGCCACGGGTAGTTGCCACTCCGGCGATCGTCAGCGAGTCCGCGCGTCAGGCGATGCGCCAGCAGGATCGGCAGAGGCATCAACTCGGGCGTCTCGTTCGTCGCGTAGCCGAACATCATGCCCTGGTCGCCCGCGCCCTGCTCCTTGTCGAGCCCGCGACCTTCATCCACACCCTGTGAGATGTTGTCCGATTGCTTCGACAGGAACTGGAGCACCTTGACGCGGTCCGCATGGAACGCCTCGCCGTCATGGAGGTAGCCGATCTCGCGAATGGCCTGCCGCGCGATCGCTTCGTGGTCCACCTTCGCCCTCGACGAGATCTCCCCAGCCAGCACGACCTTGTCGTCCTTGCACATGACCTCGCACGCCACACGGCTGCGCGGATCACCAGCGAGATAGGCGTCGAGGATCGAGTCGGCGATGTAATCGCACACCTTGTCGGGATGACCCTCGGATACGGATTCGGATGTGAGCGTGTGCCTCAGATTCTGCATGGTGCTTCCTCAATAGGTGAATAGAAAACCCAGGCGCGCGGGCTCATCGCCCGAACGCGCCGGGCTGCACGTGACCAGGCACAGTCATGCGGACTCGTCATGCCCTTTCGAGATCGCGGTCAGTCTCGCTCGCGCATGGCTCCAGGCCACCGAGGCCTGGCCGGCTGGGCCACCGTGCGCTCCAGAGGCTGGAGCCGGACGACGGTGTGGCGTACGGGTCATCGAGCCGGGACTCTCGCCGTACTCTTCATGCCGGCAGCCCGAGACAGAGCTGCCAGGCGGCAAAACAAAAGGGCCTCGCGACCGAATCGCGGGCCCTGGCCGCGACTTAGATGGTCAACGTATCCCGTCCAGCCGAAGCTGGTGCGTGGCCCATCAAGTCACGAAATCGCCACGCTCTTCTGACACTATGGCGCCCATGCGACGTCCCTGTCAAGGCGCCAACAGAGCACGCCCTACCTCGGCAGCTCCCGCCACACCGCGCGAAGTTCGTCCACGGTCGCGAATCGCGCGGCCGGTTCACGGTCCAGCGCGCGCTGCAGACACGCGGAGGCCTCGTCGGGCACCGTCGCGCACGCATCCGTGGGACGCGGTGCGCGGCCGCCCAGCATGGCGCCGAGCAATTCCGGCAGCGTTCTCCCGGTGTACGGCAGCATCCCGGTCGCCATCTCGTAGAGCAGGACTCCAATCGTGAAGATGTCCGACCGGACGTCCGCCGCCCGCCCCGTCAGCACCTCGGGCGCAATGTAGGGCATCTCATTGCCGGCCAGCGCGCCGCCCCGCACCGCCTCGTCGCTCAGTGACGCCAGCAACTCCTGCACCTGGCCGATCCCGCCCATCGAGATCATCAGCCGCTCCCCATCCTCATCGGTCGTCATGCGAATGATGCCGGGGTTGAGGCCACAGAGCAGCACGCGACGCTTGTGCAGCGCGGCGGCCGCGTCCATCACCTGCAGCCCGAGCCCATGCACCCGCGGCCACTCGAACGGAGCCTCGGCATCCAGCACCTGCAGCAGGCTCTCGCCCACAATCAGGTCGGTCACGAGATACAACGTACCGTCCTCTTCCCCGAAGTCACGGACCTGGATCACCGACGGATGCGATACCTGCAGTCCCCTCGCCTCTCTCAGGAACCGTTCCCGAACGGCCTCCCAGTCCGGTCGCTGCCCGCGTCTCAGGATCCGGATTGCCACGGGCAGGCCAAGCGCCCGATGTGTCCCGGAGTGGACCTCGCTCCCCAGGCGTCCGCGGTTGATCACCGGTCCGATCTCGTACTTCGCCTCGAGAGCAGAGGGGGGGGGCGTCGACGATCCACCGACCGCCGCGTCCCGGCTCCCGGCCAGGGCCCTCGCGAAGTCCGACATCGTTTGGTGCCGGTCCGCGGGGTCTTTTGCGAGCGCCTCGAGGACCACAGCGTCCAGCCAGGCCGGCACGGCCGGCTGAACCTGGCTTGGCACCGGTGGAGGCTCGCACAGGTGTTTCGTGATGAGGCCCATCGGATTGGCGGACTGGAACGGCGGACGCCCGGTCAGCATCTCGAATACCACCACGCCGAGGCTGTAGATGTCGCAGCGCCCATCCACGTCCAGTCCCTGCACCTGCTCTGGCGAGGCGTAGAGCAGGGTCCCGACGAATTGATCCATCCGCGTCATCCGCGTGTCACCGCCCGCGCGGATGTTGGCGAGACCGAAATCGATGATCTTGAAGACCCGCTGGTCGGAGCCGAACGTGTGCCCGACGATGTTGGCCGGCTTGAGGTCGCGATGCACGATGCCGCTGTCGTGGGCGAGTTGAAGGGCCCCGCACAGCGGTTCGACGATCTCCTGCACGGCAGCCGGGCTCATCGGGCCCAGCGCGGCCAGTTCGTCGGCCAAGCTGCGCCCGTTGAGGTACTCCATGACCAGATACGGCTGCCCGTCCTCGGCAATCGCGAAGTCGAGAATCGTGACGATGTTCGGATGCCGGAGTTGCGCGCACGTGCGGCTCTCGCGCATGAACCGGTCGCGAAGGTCGCCCGCGTCCTGTCCGCCCGCCCGAATCACCTTGATGACGACCTCGTCGCCCAGGAGGACCCGGCGGGCGCGATAGACCTCCCCCATGCCGCCGGCCGCCAGCAGCCCGGTGACCTCATACCGGCCGTCGATGAGGGCGCCTTCGGTGAGCACCGCCGACATTGTCACACAGGTCGGCCGTGTTTGCGCCCCGCCCGGGGACGCGGCGCGTCAATCTCCCGAATCTCTCATTTCCCGCCGAGTAGGTCTCTGAGCTTCTGCCCGAGCGTTTCGATGAATCCGCCGATCGCCCGCTCCACTCGCTGCCTGATCGAGCCGGAGTGGACCGGACACAGACGCGTCGGCGTGTCGTCGCCAGGCTTGAAATACTCGGTGTAGGTCGGACAGCCCTCCACGGGCCGCAGGTACGAAACCCGGCACAGCGCCACCTCTTCCAGGCCGGCTGGAGGATCGAAGGCACGAGGTTCGGGCAGGGCCTTCGCGCTCCGACGCATGAACTCGGCCCAGATGGGAAGCGCGAGTCTGCTGCCATAGGCGTCGGCGCCAATGGATGCCGGTTGATCGAAGCCCACCCAGACGCCAGCAACCACCGCGGTGGAGAACCCGACGAACCAGGCGTCCCGGAAGTCATCGGTCGTGCCGGTCTTCCCTGCCACCGGGAAACCGATCCCCGCCTGTCGGACGCCGGTCGCCGTGCCGCGCGCCACGACGTCCTGCAGCATGGAGACCATCTGGAAGGCCACGTGCTCGGACAGCACGCGCTCCTGCTCGACCTTTGTCGCGAACACCTCGTCTCCCCGTCCATCGACCACCGAGACCAGGCTGCGCGGCTTCACCCGCAGGCCTCCGTTGGCGAACACGGCATACGCGGCGGTCAGGTCGAACGGAGACACGAGGCCCGTTCCGAGCGCCAGCGATGGCACGTCGGGTTGGTCGGGAATCCCCGCGGCCTTCGCGAGCCGGATGATTGGCGTCGACCCGATCTTCTGCTGGAGCGCCACCGCGGCGCGGTTGTTCGACTCGATGAGGGCCGCACGCAGCGACAGTTCATCGGCGCTCTCGAGATGCGCGTTGTGCGGCGCCCATTCCTCGCGCCCGATGGGCGCCATCGCCGCGAGTCCGGTCAGCATCGAGACCGGAGAGGTTCCCTGCGTGAGCGCCGCGGCATAGACGAACGGTTTGAACGCCGAGCCCGGTTGCCGCCGGCTTCGCGTTGCCCGATTGAACGGCGCCTCGCTGAAGCTCCGCCCGCCCACCATCGCGAGCACGTTGCCCGTGCGCGGGTCGATGGCCACGAGCGCCGCTTCGAGATCGTTCGTGCCCAGGCGCCGCAACCCGGCGTCCATCGCCCGCTCGGCGGCATCCTGCACGGACCGAACGACCGTCGTCTGAACGCGCCAGTCAGGCGGGTGATCGCCGCCGAACTGATTGCGGAACTGCTGGCGCAGATAGTCCCGGACGTATCCGGACTGCGCCTGCGCGGCGGGCGAGTAAGGCTGGAACGTCGGGCGGGCGCGCAGCGCCGCCTCCGCGTCAGCCGCCGAGATCATGCCTTCCTCTCGCATCCGCTGCAGCACGGTATGACTGCGGCGAATCGCGCCTTCCGGATTCGACCACGGGGAGAGCGCTGAGGGCGCACGAATGACTCCAGCGATGACGGCCGACTCGGCCAGCGACAGGTCGCGCGCCCGCTTTCCGTACAGCCGCTTCGCGATCGGCTCCACCCCGTAGACACCGCCGCTCAGGTAAATCCGGTTGAGATACAACTCGAGAATCTGATCCTTCGAGAGCTGCTCTTCGATCAGGAGGGCGAGCACTGCCTCCTTGGCCTTCCGACCCCAGGTCCGGTTGTTGGAGAGATAGAGCGTTCTCGCAAGCTGTTGCGTGAGCGTGCTGCCGCCCTCGACGAGTTGCTGGTCACGCACGTCGTGCGACGCCGCGCGAACGAGGCCAACCGGATCGATGCCGAGATGATGGTAGAAGCGATGGTCCTCGACCGCGACGACGGCCTGGCGCAACGACGGGGCAATGGCCGAGAGCGGCACCGGCTCGTGCTGCTCGTCCATCCTGAACCACTGCTGGCCGTCCGCCCACAAGAAAACCGTGTCCCCCGCGCCACGACGCAGTCCATGGATCGCCAGCGCATATCGCACGACCCACACGGACGTCACGGCGGCAGACGCACCGAGCAGAAGGATCAGTCCGAGGGCGAGTCCTTTCCACCACGTCAACGGACGCAGCCAGCGGAACACCGCCTACCCGTCCTTTCGCCTCGCCCGGCGCCGCTCGTCCCTCCACGCCCAGCCGAGCGCAGCGGCGAAGATGACGACGATCAGGCTGAATCCGATCGCTTCGGGAATCTCCCACCCGATGATCCCGGTTTGATGAAGGTACTGGACGACAAGCCGGAAGCCGACCCACGCGATGATGACGAAGGCCCCGTCCACCAGCACGGGATAGCGCTCGACCATCGACAGGAGCTGCCCGACGACCAGACGAATGGCGATGATCCCGAGGACGCCTCCCGTCAGCACCACCCAGAGCTTGGGCGACATCCCGACGGCCACGACAATCGAATCCACGGCAAAGACGATGTCGCTCAACTCCACCCGCACGACGGTTGCCCAGAACGCCGAGAGGCCGAGCCAGGACCGCGCCGGGGGCACTTCTCCCCGATCGTGCATCTCCGATTCACCGAAGAAATGCCGGAACGGCAGGTAGAGCAGGTAGAGTCCGCCGGCCAGCTTCACCAGGCTCAGGCGGATCATGTAGAGCCCGAAGACGAGCGCGAGCGATCGAAAGGCGAATGCCCCGAAGATGCCGTAGCGCAGCGCTTTCTTTCGCTGGTGCTTGGGCAGACCGAGCGCGAGCACGGCGAGCACCATCGCATTGTCGGCGCTCAGCAAGCCCTCGAGGAGGACGAGCAGGAGGATGGTGAGGAAGTCCGACGCTTGGATCGTCACGGGCAGATGGAACTCATGATGGGCTGACGGACGCGACCGGCGAGGTGACGGCGGCGACGCGGACACCCTCAGTATCGCCCGACTGGCGGAAAATGTCGAAGTGGCGAGGCGACGACATTGACACGCGCTGTGTCAATGCCTATATTCGATCTATAGCAAGATCGACCATGAGGATAACCCGAGAGTTCTACTTCATCAGCACGGCGGCCCGCCTGCTGGGGATGCACCCCCAGACGCTCCGGAAGTACGAGCGTCTCGGCCTGGTGCAGCCGACCCGGACGGTGGGCAGCATGCGCATGTATTCGGTCGAGGAACTCGAGCGCCTGCGGTTGATCAAGCACTTGGTGGACGAACTCGGCATCAACCTGGCCGGCGTGCAGCGCCTGTTGTCGGTGGCGGAGGCGGCGCAGCGGATTCGTCAGTTGAGCGTCGAAGATGGCGGCCGGAATGACACCCGCCGTCGGCTCTGGCGCGAGATCGATCGCCTGTGCGAGATCATCGGTCTCGAGCGCGACGACGAAAGCGGTTCCTAGAGGCGCGCCGCAGACCATTTCAGGGCCCGCCTCACTGGAACCAGAAACGCTGTTGGTTGGCCCCGCGAAACGCGGGGCGTCGACGTCTTGAACGGCCGGGCGGACGTCGAGGGAACCTCGCTCATACGCGTCGGCTTTGGCCAGTCAAGACGTCTAGCATCGGGCAGATATGGAATTCAAGGACTACTACCAGACGCTCGGCGTCGCGAAGACGGCTTCCGAGAAGGAAATCAAGCAGGCGTACCGGAAGCTCGCCCGCAAGTTCCACCCTGACGTGAATCCGGGCGACAAGGCCGCGGAGTCGCGCTTCAAGGAGATCAATGAGGCCTACGAGGTCCTCGGCGATCCGGAGAAGCGGAAGAAGTACGACGAGCTCGGCGCGAACTGGCGGCAGTACGAGCAGGCCGGGCAGAACCCCTTCGACCGCACGCAGTGGTCCGGGGGCAGCGCGCCCGAAGGCGGGTATCGAACGATCAACGAAGAGGACCTTCGGGAGATGTTCGGCGGGGAGAACCCGTTCTCGGACTTCTTCCAGGCGTTCTTCAGCGGCGGCGCACGTGCCGGTGGGCGGCGCACCCGGACGTCACGTACCACTCGGGCACGCGCCGGCCGCGACATCGAGGAGGAAATCGAGTTGACGCTCGAGGAGGCGATGCAAGGCGCCACGAGGCGGCTCTCGATCAAGCAGGAGGGACACACGCGGACGGTCGACGTGCGAATCCCGGCCGGCGTCAACGACGGATCGCGCGTTCGTGTCCCCGGCGAAGGCGAGCATGGTGCGGCGGGCGCGCGGGCGGGCGATTTGTACTTGCGAATCCGGCTGCGTCCCGACGCCAGGTTCGAGCGGCGCGGCCGTGATCTGCATACGCAGGTGACGGTGCCCGTGACCACGGCAGTGCTCGGCGGCGAGGCCGACGTGCCGGCGGTCGGCGAGCGCGCGCTGCGCCTGAAGATCCCGGCGACGACGCAGAATGGCCAGGTGTTTCGCCTGAAGGGACACGGCATGCCATCGGTCGGCAAGCCGGGCGACCGCGGTGACCTGTACGCGACGGTGAACGTGGTGCTTCCCCGCTCGCTCAGCCAGGAACAACGGGAGCACTACGAAGCTCTCGCCAAGCTGGAGGTCGGCACGTCATGAACCTCAACAAGTTCACGGAGAAAGCCCAGGAAGCCCTGGTCGGTTCGCAGCAACTGGCCGGGCAGATGAATCACCCGCAGGTGGATCCCGAGCACCTGCTCGCGGTACTCGTCGAACAGCACGAGGGCGTCGTCCCGGAGGTCCTCCGAAAGCTCGGTGTCGATCCGCAGCGTGTCGCGGCTGCCACCCGCGCAGCGCTCGGACGTCGGCCACAGGTCTACGGATCGACGACGCCCGGCCTGTCGGCCCGCCTGACCGCCATCGTCGAGATGGCACAGGCCGAGGCGGACCGCATGAAAGACGAGTTTGTCAGCACCGAGCACCTCCTGCTCGGCCTCGCGTCGGATGGCGCGAAGGACGAAGCGGCGCGCCTCCTGACGCAGCACGGCGTCACAAACGGCCGGGTCCTGGAGGCGCTGACCTCGGTGCGCGGTAATCAGCGCGTCACCGATCAGAACCCGGAGGGCAAGTACCAGGCGCTCGAGCGTTATGGCCGCGACCTCACGGAGTTGGCACGGAAGGGAAAGCTCGACCCGGTGATTGGACGCGACGAGGAAATCCGCCGGGTGATCCAGGTGTTGTCCCGTCGCACGAAGAACAACCCGGTGCTCATCGGCGAGCCCGGCGTCGGCAAGACGGCGATCGTCGAGGGTCTCGCGCAGCGGATCGTTCGCGGCGACGTGCCCGACGGCCTGAAGAACAAGCGAATCGTCGGGCTCGACCTCGGCGCCCTGGTGGCGGGCGCGAAGTACCGCGGCGAGTTCGAGGAGCGCCTGAAGGCCGTCCTGAAGGAGATCACGGACTCTGCCGGCCAGATCGTCCTGTTCATCGACGAGTTGCACACCGTCGTCGGCGCCGGCGCCGCCGAGGGCTCCATCGACGCGTCGAACATGCTGAAGCCGATGCTGGCGCGTGGCGAACTGCACACGATCGGCGCCACGACGATCGACGAATTCCGCAAGTACATCGAGAAGGACGCGGCGCTCGAAAGACGTTTCCAGCCGGTGCTCGTCGGCGAGCCGACGGTCGAAGACACGATCAGCATTCTCCGCGGCCTGCGCGAGCGTTACGAAATCCACCACGGCGTCCGACTCAAGGATTCGGCGCTCGTGTCGGCGGCGGTGCTGTCACACCGGTACATCGCGGATCGTTTCCTGCCCGACAAGGCGATCGACCTGGTGGACGAGGCCGCGTCGAAGCTCCGGATGGAGATCGACTCGATGCCCGTCGAGCTCGACGAAGTCGAGCGGCGGGTGATGCAGCTCGAGATCGAAGCCGAAGCGCTCCGCAAGGAGCACGACAAAGCCTCGGTCGAACGGCTGGGCAAGCTGGAGAAGGAACTGGCCGACTTGAAGGAGGAGCGCACCAGGCTCGCGAGCCATTGGCAGCAGGAGAAGGACGCGATCCAAGAGTCGCGTCACCTGAAGGAGGAGCAGGAACAACTTCGGCACGACATGGAACGAGCCCAGCGCAGCGGCGACTACGCGCGAGCCTCCGAGTTCCAGTACGGGCGGCTCCCGGACGTCGAACGGCGCATCCAGGC of Vicinamibacterales bacterium contains these proteins:
- the metK gene encoding methionine adenosyltransferase; translation: MQNLRHTLTSESVSEGHPDKVCDYIADSILDAYLAGDPRSRVACEVMCKDDKVVLAGEISSRAKVDHEAIARQAIREIGYLHDGEAFHADRVKVLQFLSKQSDNISQGVDEGRGLDKEQGAGDQGMMFGYATNETPELMPLPILLAHRLTRGLADDRRSGNYPWLRPDAKSQVSVEYENGTPVGVTCVLVSTQHAAETDHKTIFDYVATELAPRVLGNWFSPKVDVLVNPTGCFAIGGPSADCGVTGRKIIVDTYGGAAHHGGGAFSGKDPSKVDRSGAYFGRHVARQIVKAGIAKRAEVQVAYAIGKAQPVSTKVETYGTGDERAARAFLDKIDFRPAAIIEQLNLLQPIYRTTTNYGHFGKAGLPWEQ
- the clpB gene encoding ATP-dependent chaperone ClpB; this translates as MNLNKFTEKAQEALVGSQQLAGQMNHPQVDPEHLLAVLVEQHEGVVPEVLRKLGVDPQRVAAATRAALGRRPQVYGSTTPGLSARLTAIVEMAQAEADRMKDEFVSTEHLLLGLASDGAKDEAARLLTQHGVTNGRVLEALTSVRGNQRVTDQNPEGKYQALERYGRDLTELARKGKLDPVIGRDEEIRRVIQVLSRRTKNNPVLIGEPGVGKTAIVEGLAQRIVRGDVPDGLKNKRIVGLDLGALVAGAKYRGEFEERLKAVLKEITDSAGQIVLFIDELHTVVGAGAAEGSIDASNMLKPMLARGELHTIGATTIDEFRKYIEKDAALERRFQPVLVGEPTVEDTISILRGLRERYEIHHGVRLKDSALVSAAVLSHRYIADRFLPDKAIDLVDEAASKLRMEIDSMPVELDEVERRVMQLEIEAEALRKEHDKASVERLGKLEKELADLKEERTRLASHWQQEKDAIQESRHLKEEQEQLRHDMERAQRSGDYARASEFQYGRLPDVERRIQASEAKLAELQQHQRMLKEEVDEEDIAEVVSKWTNIPVSRLVEGEIQKLIHMEERLHQRVVGQDAAIVAVANAIRRARAGLQDPNRPLGSFVFLGPTGVGKTELARALAEFLFDSDQAMVRIDMSEYQEKHTVSRLMGAPPGYIGYEEAGQLTEAVRRRPYAVVLFDEIEKAHPEVLNVLLQLLDDGRLTDGKGRTVDFKNTVVIMTSNLGSQFIAERSTREATELDEGTRGMVMEALRTHFPPEFLNRIDEVVLFHPLGRGHLRQIVDIQLRGLMKRLEERKIHVELSDAATQHLVAEGYDPMYGARPLKRTLQRRLLDPLAMEVLQGTFAEGDTVRVDAGPAGLTFVGTAGHAGTTGR
- a CDS encoding MerR family transcriptional regulator, translating into MRITREFYFISTAARLLGMHPQTLRKYERLGLVQPTRTVGSMRMYSVEELERLRLIKHLVDELGINLAGVQRLLSVAEAAQRIRQLSVEDGGRNDTRRRLWREIDRLCEIIGLERDDESGS
- a CDS encoding tryptophanase; protein product: MNFRTIIEPFRIKSVEGIKFTNRDDRAAALAAAGYNVFRLRAEDVLIDLLTDSGTGAMSAAQWGALMQGDESYAGSRSFYRFEAVVRDLTGFKHVIPTHQGRAAEHILFHTMLQAGQVVVNNNHFDTTRANIEVEQCEARDLVIAEGRVPALVHPFKGNIDLIALERALREDGDRIPLVMVTVTNNSGGGQPVSLENLRGVRALCDRYKKPFFLDACRFAENAYFIKLREAGQADRTPKAIAQEMFSLADGCTMSAKKDGLANIGGFLAMNDDRWAEAARNLLILTEGFPTYGGLAGYDLEAIARGLEEVVEEPYLRYRIRSTEYLGDKLTAAGVPAIRPSGGHAIYLDARALLPHIPPLQYPGIALANALYVEAGVRGVEIGTVMFGLHPDGTESPGAMDLVRLAIPRRVYTQSHIDYVAEGVLEVARLKETLRGYRITSAPKFLRHFTAQFEPL
- a CDS encoding DnaJ C-terminal domain-containing protein — protein: MEFKDYYQTLGVAKTASEKEIKQAYRKLARKFHPDVNPGDKAAESRFKEINEAYEVLGDPEKRKKYDELGANWRQYEQAGQNPFDRTQWSGGSAPEGGYRTINEEDLREMFGGENPFSDFFQAFFSGGARAGGRRTRTSRTTRARAGRDIEEEIELTLEEAMQGATRRLSIKQEGHTRTVDVRIPAGVNDGSRVRVPGEGEHGAAGARAGDLYLRIRLRPDARFERRGRDLHTQVTVPVTTAVLGGEADVPAVGERALRLKIPATTQNGQVFRLKGHGMPSVGKPGDRGDLYATVNVVLPRSLSQEQREHYEALAKLEVGTS
- a CDS encoding PBP1A family penicillin-binding protein; protein product: MFRWLRPLTWWKGLALGLILLLGASAAVTSVWVVRYALAIHGLRRGAGDTVFLWADGQQWFRMDEQHEPVPLSAIAPSLRQAVVAVEDHRFYHHLGIDPVGLVRAASHDVRDQQLVEGGSTLTQQLARTLYLSNNRTWGRKAKEAVLALLIEEQLSKDQILELYLNRIYLSGGVYGVEPIAKRLYGKRARDLSLAESAVIAGVIRAPSALSPWSNPEGAIRRSHTVLQRMREEGMISAADAEAALRARPTFQPYSPAAQAQSGYVRDYLRQQFRNQFGGDHPPDWRVQTTVVRSVQDAAERAMDAGLRRLGTNDLEAALVAIDPRTGNVLAMVGGRSFSEAPFNRATRSRRQPGSAFKPFVYAAALTQGTSPVSMLTGLAAMAPIGREEWAPHNAHLESADELSLRAALIESNNRAAVALQQKIGSTPIIRLAKAAGIPDQPDVPSLALGTGLVSPFDLTAAYAVFANGGLRVKPRSLVSVVDGRGDEVFATKVEQERVLSEHVAFQMVSMLQDVVARGTATGVRQAGIGFPVAGKTGTTDDFRDAWFVGFSTAVVAGVWVGFDQPASIGADAYGSRLALPIWAEFMRRSAKALPEPRAFDPPAGLEEVALCRVSYLRPVEGCPTYTEYFKPGDDTPTRLCPVHSGSIRQRVERAIGGFIETLGQKLRDLLGGK
- a CDS encoding serine/threonine-protein kinase, with protein sequence MLTEGALIDGRYEVTGLLAAGGMGEVYRARRVLLGDEVVIKVIRAGGQDAGDLRDRFMRESRTCAQLRHPNIVTILDFAIAEDGQPYLVMEYLNGRSLADELAALGPMSPAAVQEIVEPLCGALQLAHDSGIVHRDLKPANIVGHTFGSDQRVFKIIDFGLANIRAGGDTRMTRMDQFVGTLLYASPEQVQGLDVDGRCDIYSLGVVVFEMLTGRPPFQSANPMGLITKHLCEPPPVPSQVQPAVPAWLDAVVLEALAKDPADRHQTMSDFARALAGSRDAAVGGSSTPPPSALEAKYEIGPVINRGRLGSEVHSGTHRALGLPVAIRILRRGQRPDWEAVRERFLREARGLQVSHPSVIQVRDFGEEDGTLYLVTDLIVGESLLQVLDAEAPFEWPRVHGLGLQVMDAAAALHKRRVLLCGLNPGIIRMTTDEDGERLMISMGGIGQVQELLASLSDEAVRGGALAGNEMPYIAPEVLTGRAADVRSDIFTIGVLLYEMATGMLPYTGRTLPELLGAMLGGRAPRPTDACATVPDEASACLQRALDREPAARFATVDELRAVWRELPR